A DNA window from Planctomycetota bacterium contains the following coding sequences:
- a CDS encoding PLP-dependent transferase → MIADLRSDTVTRPSEAMWQAMRAAPLGDDVLGDEPTVQKLEERIAHLLGKEAALFTPSGTMANQLAIKSQCESGDEIVAHHDSHIIHYETGAPAALSGCMINPLEGEGGIFTADDVAAAHRPANIHAPRPRLLVVENTHNRGGGTVWTLQAFKCVATKARDIGLLIHVDGARLWNACVAGGYEPGAFAEHADSISVCFSKGLGCPAGSALCGTRKMIERARRFRKMFGGGMRQSGLLAGAALFALDHNIKRLAEDHRHAKQLAEGVGRVSGLRPHAAPDSIPSNMVFVNVDPSLGSAAQFTAALEKRGVRTLPLDPARLRAVTHLDVTSAHITHAIAQFGEVARELAGSSRRG, encoded by the coding sequence ATGATCGCCGACCTTCGATCCGACACCGTGACTCGCCCCAGCGAGGCCATGTGGCAGGCAATGCGCGCTGCGCCGCTGGGCGACGACGTGCTCGGCGACGAACCGACGGTCCAGAAACTCGAGGAGCGGATCGCGCATCTGCTGGGCAAAGAGGCCGCGCTCTTCACGCCCAGCGGCACCATGGCCAACCAGCTCGCCATCAAGTCGCAGTGCGAGAGCGGCGATGAGATCGTCGCCCACCACGACAGCCACATCATTCACTACGAGACCGGAGCCCCCGCCGCGCTTTCCGGCTGCATGATTAATCCGCTGGAGGGTGAAGGCGGCATCTTCACCGCCGACGATGTTGCCGCCGCGCACCGCCCGGCGAACATCCACGCGCCGCGGCCGCGCCTGCTGGTGGTGGAGAACACGCACAACCGTGGCGGCGGGACCGTCTGGACCCTCCAGGCCTTCAAGTGCGTCGCAACCAAGGCTCGCGACATTGGCCTGCTCATCCACGTTGATGGCGCGAGGCTCTGGAACGCCTGCGTCGCCGGCGGATATGAGCCCGGCGCCTTCGCCGAGCATGCCGACTCGATCAGCGTCTGCTTCTCGAAGGGACTCGGCTGCCCCGCGGGCTCAGCGTTGTGCGGAACCCGAAAGATGATCGAGCGCGCCCGCCGCTTCCGCAAGATGTTCGGCGGCGGCATGCGCCAGAGCGGCCTGCTTGCCGGCGCCGCCCTCTTCGCGCTGGACCACAACATCAAGCGGCTCGCCGAGGACCATCGACATGCAAAGCAACTCGCCGAAGGCGTGGGCCGCGTCTCCGGCCTGCGTCCCCACGCGGCACCCGATTCCATCCCTTCCAACATGGTCTTTGTGAACGTCGACCCTTCCCTGGGCAGCGCGGCGCAATTCACCGCGGCCCTGGAAAAGCGCGGCGTCCGCACGCTGCCCCTGGATCCCGCGCGGCTTCGCGCCGTCACCCACCTCGATGTCACTTCGGCGCACATCACCCATGCCATTGCCCAGTTCGGTGAGGTCGCCCGCGAGCTGGCCGGTTCCTCCCGGCGCGGCTGA